One Malus sylvestris chromosome 14, drMalSylv7.2, whole genome shotgun sequence DNA segment encodes these proteins:
- the LOC126599749 gene encoding transcription factor TCP5-like gives MITNSRDKGFQAKQEGHNNNDGNNNSSFNKASSSSTTTSRQWSGFSNPRIVRVSRAFGGKDRHSKVSTVRGLRDRRIRLSVPTAIQLYDLQDRLRLSQPSKVIDWLLGVTEQDIDKLPPLQVPHGFGHHQPMLNPHQANNSLIAPFFDVNSTFMEADQVDEEVRDQEKGKSIKTNDEQDDQNRHDHEGNVSGQHLAQKLFPMGNHPSSIPGLLNNAMAFNYYHNYSEPSTLSLAQFGSHGFPQVPQTDQHRSHMMSTNALSFSTPMASGSQLFFCPPTATPTLFGSYPPYMTNPIVEGTSTATDQPRQASHFQFLSSSSNSQNFLANNALMPYLHSISSSLKCFPSLVDPKQQLHLDSQNNNASQPNKDVP, from the coding sequence ATGATAACAAATTCAAGGGACAAGGGTTTCCAAGCGAAGCAAGAGGGCCACAACAACAATGATGGAAACAACAATAGCAGTTTTAATAAGGCATCATCATCAAGTACTACTACTTCAAGGCAATGGTCTGGATTTAGTAATCCGAGGATCGTGCGAGTTTCACGTGCTTTCGGTGGGAAAGATAGGCACAGCAAGGTTTCCACAGTGAGGGGATTGAGGGACAGGAGAATTAGGCTTTCAGTACCAACGGCCATTCAAttgtatgatcttcaagatagGCTTCGTCTTAGCCAACCTAGCAAGGTAATAGACTGGCTGCTTGGTGTTACGGAACAAGATATCGATAAGCTCCCTCCACTTCAAGTTCCTCATGGATTTGGTCATCATCAGCCAATGCTAAATCCTCATCAAGCTAATAATTCTCTTATTGCTCCTTTCTTTGATGTAAATTCTACATTTATGGAGGCAGACCAAGTTGATGAAGAAGTTCGTGATCAAGAGAAAGGCAAGTCGATCAAGACAAACGATGAACAAGATGATCAAAATCGTCACGACCACGAAGGAAACGTTAGTGGACAACACCTAGCTCAAAAGCTATTTCCCATGGGTAATCATCCTTCTTCCATACCTGGCTTGCTAAACAATGCAATGGCATTCAACTACTATCACAACTATTCGGAGCCTTCAACGCTATCTCTAGCGCAGTTTGGCAGCCATGGATTTCCACAAGTACCACAAACAGATCAGCATCgtagtcatatgatgagtactaATGCCTTATCATTTTCAACTCCAATGGCATCTGGTTCTCAATTATTCTTCTGTCCACCTACAGCAACACCGACGCTATTCGGTTCATATCCTCCATATATGACCAATCCAATAGTGGAGGGTACTAGTACTGCTACTGATCAGCCTAGACAAGCCAGCCATTTCCAATTTTTGAGCTCGTCAAGtaattcacaaaatttcctaGCTAACAATGCTCTCATGCCTTATCTTCATTCAATTAGCTCATCCTTGAAATGCTTTCCATCATTGGTTGATCCCAAGCAGCAGCTCCATTTGGATTCACAAAATAACAATGCAAGCCAACCAAACAAGGACGTTCCATAA
- the LOC126599524 gene encoding protein LONGIFOLIA 2, whose product MAAKLLHSLADDNPDLQKQIGCMNGILQLFDRQHALTGRRVSHHKRLPSGNSHFSNGGLEREYNNAYYRQTAPELNLNKSENETKRISAESSRASFSSVCSSLSSLDYNKTAQPGTSSFDRSIFPETPPRDLTNQSCMSPKLGRQSLDLRDVVKDSMHREIRALSVKTTTKEESAGHAVKHRDSPRPLQLSKSVEGSIEVGINGKQNVPADLRESLRVLAKLQEAPWSNDDARDHPRSSYELKDSSWNTLTKDAPHFSYDGRERNRLSLDSRDAFKATPKLKELPRHSLDGREGSMRSSTSDSKSYQRSKSFQNSGNSNDRDPNLPQSSGSHNRPPSVVAKLMGLEALPDSALTSDSHLIKTCLVKDIDPFSKPLKLNNLQRPMPMKISYTTRNSLKEPSSPRWKNPDLVMRPISSSRFPIEPAPWKMQDGSQGSQKPSSKPVKVQARTSGSFPSVYSEIEKRLKDLEFKQSGKDLRALKQILEAMQAKGLLETKKEEQASNFGTQKDSESKCTSSNLNSKSTNQRNTSDHVVASTTRGAASSGSFESPIVIMKPAKLVEKSGIPTSSLISVDGLSDARTLQRRRSTDNKTGSTSSRTVKDQYPKNSRKESAVSPTDKKTSGRNIRSIQSLPKDTAGSSSVKSSGSVSPRLQQKKLELAKSSRPPTPPSDSKKSRRQSSRQSTESGSPGGKLRPKSSNLQQSDDQLSEISNESRSLSFEGDDLDMEVTSIVRAAEINGSQSPCLRAAEYLASGSMQQKSTPRLEEYGSVAELAIVGPEHPSPVSVLDNSAYRDDAPSPVKQMPNALQGNSAEDSKHSEGEDQWKPADKLDIMGSGLTSEINRMKLKNIENLVQKLRRLNSNHDEARTDYIASLCENTNPDHRYISEILLASGLLLRDLGSSLTSFQPHPSGHPINPELFYVLEQTKASSLLAKEECSPEKVTIPVQEGEKFHRKLIFDAVNEILVDKLNLAGIPPVPWLKPDKLAKKTLNAQKLLKELSSDIEQLQAKKPECSLEDEGDGLKNILCDDVMHRSESWTIFHGDISGVVLDVERLIFKDLVNEIVIGEAAAACSRAKPSRRRRQLFAK is encoded by the exons ATGGCTGCAAAACTTCTGCATTCCTTAGCTGATGACAATCCAGATTTGCAGAAGCAAATAGGATGTATGAATGGGATTCTTCAGCTTTTTGACCGGCAACATGCTCTCACCGGTAGGCGGGTTAGCCACCACAAGAGGCTTCCTTCAG GGAATTCCCATTTCAGCAATGGTGGCCTGGAAAGAGAGTATAATAATGCATACTATCGTCAGACAGCACCT GAATTGAATTTGAACAAGAGTGAGAATGAGACAAAAAGAATCTCAGCAGAATCGTCAAGAGCCTCTTTCTCATCCGTTTGTTCTTCCTTGTCATCTCTGGACTACAACAAAACAGCTCAACCTGGAACATCTTCCTTTGACAGAAGCATTTTTCCTGAAACTCCACCAAGGGACCTGACAAACCAATCATGTATGTCCCCCAAACTAGGGAGGCAATCCCTTGATCTCCGGGACGTGGTGAAGGATTCTATGCATAGGGAAATTAGGGCACTATCAGTTAAAACTACAACCAAAGAGGAATCTGCAGGTCATGCAGTGAAACATAGAGACTCTCCAAGACCCTTACAGTTGTCCAAATCAGTGGAAGGATCAATTGAAGTTGGGATCAATGGGAAGCAAAATGTTCCTGCTGACCTCAGGGAGTCTCTTCGAGTTCTTGCTAAACTTCAAGAAGCACCGTGGAGTAATGATGACGCTAGAGATCATCCAAGATCATCATATGAATTGAAAGATAGTTCCTGGAACACACTTACGAAGGACGCTCCACATTTTTCTTAtgacgggagagagagaaatcgTTTGTCTTTGGATTCAAGAGATGCCTTCAAAGCAACCCCAAAGCTAAAAGAGTTGCCAAGACATTCGCTGGACGGTAGAGAAGGTTCAATGCGGAGTTCCACATCCGATTCAAAATCATATCAGCGTTCGAAAAGTTTTCAGAATAGTGGAAACTCAAATGACAGAGACCCTAATCTACCTCAATCATCCGGAAGTCATAATCGACCTCCTAGTGTAGTGGCAAAGTTGATGGGTTTGGAAGCCTTGCCAGATTCTGCCTTGACTAGTGATAGTCACTTGATTAAAACCTGCCTGGTTAAAGATATTGATCCTTTCTCAAAACCACTGAAGCTAAATAATCTGCAGAGGCCTATGCCTATGAAAATTTCTTACACCACAAGAAATTCTCTGAAAGAACCATCATCACCACGGTGGAAAAATCCAGATTTGGTTATGAGGCCTATTTCGAGTTCAAGGTTTCCAATTGAGCCAGCCCCATGGAAAATGCAGGATGGAAGTCAAGGTTCTCAGAAACCATCTTCCAAACCTGTAAAAGTTCAAGCAAGGACTTCAGGCTCCTTCCCTTCTGTTTATAGTGAGATTGAGAAGAGGTTGAAAGATCTGGAATTTAAACAATCCGGGAAGGATCTCAGAGCCCTTAAACAGATACTCGAAGCAATGCAAGCAAAAGGTCTTTTAGAGACCAAAAAAGAAGAACAAGCTTCAAACTTTGGAACTCAAAAAGACAGTGAATCCAAATGTACAAGTTCCAATCTGAATTCGAAATCAACAAACCAGCGAAACACAAGCGACCATGTTGTTGCTTCCACAACTAGAGGTGCTGCTTCCTCTGGGTCTTTTGAGTCCCCAATTGTGATCATGAAACCTGCAAAACTTGTTGAAAAATCTGGTATTCCCACTTCATCATTAATTTCAGTAGATGGCCTCTCTGATGCCCGTACTCTTCAGAGAAGGAGAAGTACAGATAATAAGACGGGTTCAACTAGCAGTCGGACAGTTAAAGATCAGTATCCCAAAAACAGTCGGAAGGAATCTGCTGTAAGTCCTACTGACAAAAAAACAAGTGGCAGGAATATAAGATCAATACAATCTCTGCCAAAGGATACCGCTGGATCAAGTTCAGTAAAGAGCTCAGGATCTGTGAGTCCAAGACTACAACAGAAGAAACTTGAGTTGGCAAAGTCATCTCGTCCACCTACCCCTCCATCTGATTCAAAAAAATCCAGAAGGCAGTCCAGCAGGCAATCGACAGAGTCAGGTTCGCCAGGCGGAAAACTCAGACCAAAATCTTCCAACTTGCAGCAAAGTGATGACCAGTTGAGTGAGATAAGTAATGAATCTAGAAGTTTGAGTTTTGAAGGAGATGACCTCGATATGGAAGTCACTAGTATTGTACGAGCTGCTGAGATAAATGGCAGCCAGAGTCCATGTTTGAGAGCTGCCGAGTATTTGGCTTCTGGTTCAATGCAGCAA AAATCAACTCCAAGGTTGGAAGAATATGGATCTGTTGCTGAACTTGCTATAGTTGGTCCGGAACATCCTAGTCCTGTGTCTGTTCTTGATAACTCGGCATATAGAGATGATGCACCATCACCCGTAAAGCAGATGCCGAATGCCCTCCAAG GCAATAGTGCCGAAGATTCCAAGCACAGCGAAGGTGAAGATCAATGGAAGCCTGCAGATAAGCTTGACATCATGGGATCTGGTCTTACATCAGAAATCAATCGCATGAAATTGAAGAACATTGAAAACTTAGTTCAGAAGCTTAGACGATTGAATTCTAATCATGATGAAGCAAGAACAGACTATATTGCATCTCTTTGCGAGAACACAAATCCGGATCACAGATACATTTCTGAGATATTGTTAGCTTCAGGCCTCCTGCTTAGAGACCTCGGCTCCAGCTTGACATCATTTCAGCCCCATCCCTCAGGCCATCCCATCAACCCCGAGTTATTCTATGTTTTGGAGCAAACCAAGGCAAGCAGTTTGCTTGCAAAAGAAGAATGCAGCCCCGAAAAGGTAACCATTCCGGTACAAGAGGGAGAGAAATTTCATCGGAAACTCATATTCGATGCAGTCAATGAAATTCTTGTTGACAAGTTGAATTTAGCCGGTATCCCTCCCGTGCCATGGTTGAAGCCTGACAAGCTCGCAAAGAAGACCCTCAACGCGCAAAAGCTTCTGAAGGAACTGTCTAGCGACATAGAACAATTGCAAGCCAAGAAGCCGGAGTGCAGCTTAGAGGACGAGGGTGATGGTTTGAAAAACATCTTGTGTGATGATGTGATGCACCGGTCAGAAAGCTGGACAATTTTCCATGGTGACATCTCCGGCGTAGTGTTAGATGTCGAACGGTTGATCTTCAAGGATCTGGTTAATGAAATCGTTATTGGTGAGGCAGCAGCAGCTTGCTCGCGAGCAAAGCCATCGAGGCGGCGTCGGCAGCTGTTTGCTAAGTAG